A part of Oncorhynchus masou masou isolate Uvic2021 chromosome 30, UVic_Omas_1.1, whole genome shotgun sequence genomic DNA contains:
- the LOC135522641 gene encoding integrin beta-1-like — protein MDLKLLLISTLLGVICYSSAQQEGNECIKANAKSCGECIQVGAKCGWCMDPGFLKQGEATSTRCDELESLRKRGCSSTKVENPRGSQQALKNKAVTNRNKGEGKLRPEDITQVQPQKLTLSLRSGEPQSFNLKFKRAEDYPIDLYYLMDLSYSMKDDLENVKNLGTQLMLEMSKITTDFKIGFGSFVEKTVMPYISTTPAKLLNPCAGDQNCTSPFSYKNVLKLTSNGQEFNTLVGQQQISGNLDSPEGGFDAIMQVAVCGEHIGWRNVTRLLVFSTDAGFHFAGDGKLGGIVLPNDGKCHLENNMYTMSHYYDYPSIAHLVQKLSDNNIQTIFAITEEFQPVYKELKNLIPKSAVGILSANSSNVINLIIDAYNSLSSEVILENSKLPEGVTIMYQSRCKNGVTGEGEMGRKCSNISIGDEVSFTISITAKQCPKMGKPETIKIKPLGFNEEVEITLNFICECDCHKDGIENSEICHNGNGTYECGACRCNEGRIGRQCECSTNEVTSEDLDKSCRKDNGTDICSNNGDCVCGTCECKKRENPEERYSGMFCECDNFNCDRSNNKLCGGHGHCECRVCICDANWTGSACDCSLDTTTCLASNKQICNGRGTCECGICKCTDPKFQGPSCEICPTCPGVCAEHKECVQCRAFGTGEKKDTCERDCSYFNLIKVKDRDKLPQPGQAFPLMHCKERDANDCWFYYTYAVNKTEKEVHVVETLDCPAGPDIIPIVAGVVAGIVLIGLALLLIWKLLMIIHDRREFAKFEKEKMNAKWDTGENPIYKSAVTTVVNPKYEGK, from the exons ATGGACCTGAAACTACTTCTGATTTCAACGTTGTTAGGAGTCATTTGTTACAGCAGTGCTCAGCAAG aaGGGAACGAGTGCATCAAGGCTAATGCCAAATCCTGTGGGGAGTGCATTCAAGTGGGAGCGAAATGTGGCTGGTGCATGGACCCA ggGTTCCTGAAGCAGGGTGAGGCCACATCGACCCGCTGTGACGAGCTGGAGTCCCTGAGGAAGAGAGGTTGTAGCTCCACCAAGGTAGAGAACCCCCGAGGCAGCCAACAGGCCCTAAAGAACAAGGCTGTGACCAACCGCAACAAGGGAGAAGGAAAACTCCGACCAGAGGACATCACACAGGTCCAGCCACAGAAACTCACCCTCAGCCTCAGATCGG GTGAACCCCAGTCTTTTAACCTGAAGTTCAAACGGGCTGAGGATTACCCCATTGACCTCTACTACCTGATGGACCTGTCCTACTCCATGAAGGACGATCTGGAAAACGTCAAGAACCTGGGAACACAGCTCATGCTGGAGATGTCAAAGATCACGACTGATTTTAAAATCG gTTTTGGTTCCTTTGTAGAAAAGACAGTGATGCCTTACATTAGCACCACCCCAGCCAAGCTGCTGAACCCCTGTGCTGGGGACCAGAACTGCACCAGTCCCTTCAGCTACAAGAACGTCCTGAAGCTGACCAGCAATGGACAGGAGTTCAATACCCTGGTGGGACAACAGCAGATCTCTGGAAACCTGGACTCACCAGAGGGAGGCTTCGATGCCATCATGCAAGTGGCTGTGTGTGGT gAGCACATTGGCTGGAGGAACGTCACCCGTCTGCTGGTGTTCTCCACTGACGCTGGCTTCCACTTTGCTGGAGACGGGAAACTGGGAGGGATAGTTTTGCCCAACGATGGGAAATGTCACCTGGAGAACAACATGTACACAATGAGCCACTACTAT GACTACCCCTCCATCGCTCACCTGGTTCAGAAACTTAGCGACAACAACATCCAGACGATCTTTGCCATCACAGAGGAGTTCCAGCCTGTTTACAAG GAGTTAAAGAATCTCATTCCTAAATCTGCGGTGGGGATACTCTCTGCTAACTCCAGCAACGTTATCAACCTCATTATTGATGCCTACAAT TCTCTTTCCTCAGAGGTGATTCTGGAGAACAGCAAGCTACCAGAGGGAGTGACCATAATGTATCAGTCACGCTGCAAGAACGGAGTGACtggtgagggagagatgggaagaaaATGCTCCAATATCTCCATCGGTGACGAG GTGTCTTTCACCATAAGCATCACAGCTAAGCAGTGTCCTAAAATGGGCAAACCAGAGACCATCAAGATCAAACCCCTAGGGTTCAATGAGGAGGTGGAGATCACTCTGAACTTCATCTGCGAGTGTGACTGTCACAAAGATGGCATTGAGAACAGTGAGATCTGCCACAACGGCAACGGGACATATGAATGTGGAGCCTGCAG GTGCAATGAGGGCCGTATTGGTAGACAGTGTGAGTGCAGCACCAACGAGGTGACCAGCGAAGACCTGGATAAGAGCTGCCGTAAAGACAACGGTACAGACATCTGCAGCAACAAcggagactgtgtgtgtggaaCCTGTGAGTGCAAGAAGAGAGAGAACCCAGAGGAGCGCTACAGCGGGATGTTCTGCGAGTGTGACAACTTCAACTGTGACCGCTCCAACAACAAACTCTGTGGAG GACATGGTCACTGTGAGTGCAGGGTGTGTATATGTGATGCCAACTGGACAGGCAGTGCCTGTGACTGTTCTCTGGACACCACGACCTGCCTGGCTTCCAACAAGCAGATCTGTAACGGACGAGGCACCTGTGAGTGTGGCATCTGCAAGTGTACTGACCCAAAGTTCCAGGGCCCCAGCTGTGAGATCTGTCCTACCTGTCCAGGGGTCTGCGCAGAACACAA GGAGTGTGTTCAGTGCAGGGCCTTTGGGACGGGGGAGAAGAAGGACACGTGTGAGAGAGACTGTAGCTACTTCAACCTGATCAAGGTGAAGGACAGGGACAAGCTGCCTCAGCCAGGACAGGCCTTCCCCCTGATGCACTGTAAGGAGAGGGATGCCAACGACTGCTGGTTCTACTACACCTACGCTGTCAACAAGACAGAGAAGGAGGTCCATGTGGTGGAAACACTAG ACTGCCCTGCGGGCCCTGACATCATCCCTATCGTGGCTGGCGTGGTGGCGGGCATCGTGCTGATCGGCCTGGCTTTGCTTCTCATCTGGAAGCTGCTCATGATCATCCACGACAGGAGAGAGTTCGCCAAGTTTGAGAAGGAGAAGATGAATGCTAAATGGGACACG GGCGAAAACCCTATCTACAAGAGTGCTGTTACGACAGTGGTCAACCCCAAATATGAAGGCAAATGA